A genomic segment from Rhodospirillum centenum SW encodes:
- a CDS encoding amino acid ABC transporter permease, with translation MTQEHAAAPVAPPRPPRSGPLAWMRANLFSTWYNALLTLLVLWVAAQALPGVIAWALRDAVWIADDAAACRQAGGACWAFIAEKARFILFGTYPYQQHWRPAVAMLAVIAMLLASADRRLWGRPLLLVWGLGLGVAGALMFGGFAGLDYVPTARWGGLPLTLALAVVGLAVAFPFSILLALGRTGDLPVVKAICVVYIEAVRGVPLISILFMASVMFPLFLPQGVTVDKLLRAQVGLILFAAAYLAEVVRGGLQAIPKGQYEAAAALGLSYWQRTRLIILPQALGLVIPPLVNTFIGFFKDTSLVIIIGLMDLLSTAKTALTDPAWRGFYKEAYLFVAAIYFTFCFALSRYSMHLERTFSQGRRR, from the coding sequence ATGACCCAGGAGCATGCCGCCGCCCCGGTCGCGCCGCCCCGGCCGCCGCGGTCCGGTCCCCTGGCCTGGATGCGGGCCAACCTGTTCTCCACCTGGTACAACGCGCTGCTGACCCTGCTCGTGCTCTGGGTGGCGGCGCAGGCGCTCCCGGGCGTCATCGCCTGGGCCCTGCGCGACGCCGTCTGGATCGCGGACGACGCCGCGGCCTGCCGGCAGGCGGGCGGGGCCTGCTGGGCCTTCATCGCGGAGAAGGCCCGCTTCATCCTGTTCGGCACCTATCCCTACCAGCAGCACTGGCGGCCCGCGGTCGCCATGCTGGCGGTGATCGCCATGCTGCTGGCCTCGGCCGACCGCCGGCTCTGGGGCCGGCCGCTGCTGCTGGTCTGGGGCCTGGGGCTGGGCGTCGCGGGCGCGCTCATGTTCGGCGGCTTCGCCGGGCTGGACTACGTGCCGACGGCGCGCTGGGGCGGTCTGCCGCTGACGCTGGCGCTGGCCGTCGTCGGGCTGGCCGTGGCCTTCCCCTTCAGCATCCTGCTGGCGCTGGGCCGCACCGGCGACCTGCCCGTGGTGAAGGCGATCTGCGTCGTCTACATCGAGGCGGTGCGCGGGGTGCCGCTGATCAGCATCCTGTTCATGGCCAGCGTGATGTTCCCGCTGTTCCTGCCGCAGGGCGTGACGGTGGACAAGCTGCTGCGGGCGCAGGTCGGGCTGATCCTGTTCGCCGCCGCCTATCTGGCCGAGGTGGTGCGCGGCGGCCTGCAGGCCATCCCCAAGGGCCAGTACGAGGCTGCCGCAGCACTCGGGCTCAGCTACTGGCAGCGGACCCGGCTGATCATCCTGCCCCAGGCGCTGGGTCTGGTGATCCCGCCGCTGGTCAACACCTTCATCGGTTTCTTCAAGGACACCAGCCTTGTCATCATCATCGGGCTGATGGACCTGCTGTCCACGGCCAAGACGGCGCTGACCGACCCGGCCTGGCGCGGCTTCTACAAGGAGGCCTACCTGTTCGTGGCCGCGATCTACTTCACCTTCTGCTTCGCCCTGTCGCGCTACAGCATGCATCTGGAGCGCACCTTCTCGCAGGGGCGCAGGCGGTGA
- a CDS encoding amino acid ABC transporter ATP-binding protein → MTALPTPVTLAPGEPIIELRGVNKWYGDFHVLRDIDLTVTKGERIVICGPSGSGKSTLIRCINRLEEHQAGRIVVDGIELSNDVRNIEAIRRDVGMVFQQFNLFPHLTVLENCTLAPVWVKKTPRAEAEAAALRYLERVRIPEQAAKFPGQLSGGQQQRVAIARALCMNPNILLFDEPTSALDPEMVKEVLDVMTDLAQGGITMLVVTHEMGFARQVADRVIFMDRGEIVEQAPPEEFFANPKNERTRLFLGQILSH, encoded by the coding sequence ATGACCGCCCTTCCGACCCCCGTCACCCTGGCCCCCGGCGAGCCGATCATCGAGCTGCGCGGCGTCAACAAGTGGTACGGGGACTTCCATGTCCTGCGCGACATCGACCTGACCGTGACCAAGGGCGAGCGCATCGTCATCTGCGGCCCCTCGGGATCGGGCAAGTCCACCCTGATCCGCTGCATCAACCGGCTGGAGGAGCATCAGGCCGGCCGCATCGTCGTGGACGGGATCGAGCTGTCCAACGACGTGCGCAACATCGAGGCGATCCGCCGCGACGTCGGCATGGTGTTCCAGCAGTTCAACCTGTTCCCGCACCTGACGGTGCTGGAGAACTGCACCCTCGCCCCGGTCTGGGTGAAGAAGACCCCGCGCGCCGAGGCCGAGGCTGCGGCCCTGCGCTATCTGGAGCGGGTGCGCATCCCCGAGCAGGCGGCCAAGTTCCCCGGCCAGCTTTCCGGCGGGCAGCAGCAGCGCGTCGCCATCGCCCGCGCGCTCTGCATGAACCCCAACATCCTGCTGTTCGACGAGCCGACCAGCGCGCTCGACCCCGAGATGGTGAAGGAGGTGCTGGACGTGATGACCGACCTCGCCCAGGGCGGCATCACCATGCTGGTGGTGACGCACGAGATGGGCTTCGCCCGGCAGGTCGCCGACCGCGTGATCTTCATGGACCGCGGCGAGATCGTGGAACAGGCCCCGCCGGAGGAGTTCTTCGCCAACCCGAAGAACGAGCGCACCCGCCTGTTCCTGGGCCAGATCCTCAGCCACTGA
- a CDS encoding BrnT family toxin has product MKARRNLRVHRVSFELAAVALGDPHLATQPDPHPDGDRWTTLAGIAGVVLFIVHTWPDEDDPDPVGRIISARRATSHERRAYEEGQG; this is encoded by the coding sequence GTGAAGGCGCGCCGGAACCTGCGGGTTCACAGGGTTTCATTCGAACTGGCGGCGGTCGCCCTGGGGGATCCCCATCTGGCGACACAGCCCGACCCGCATCCCGACGGCGACCGCTGGACCACGCTGGCCGGTATCGCCGGGGTGGTTCTCTTCATCGTCCATACCTGGCCCGATGAGGATGATCCCGATCCCGTCGGCCGCATCATCTCCGCCCGGCGGGCGACATCGCATGAGAGACGGGCCTATGAAGAAGGACAGGGCTGA
- a CDS encoding BrnA antitoxin family protein: MKKDRADAAPAAPAADLPDPLRDQIRALAALRDEEIDLTEMPEVHDWSRARRGPPSLYRPVKEVVTIRLDADVLHWFRDHAAGGRGYQTRINAALRAYMDQHRTD, encoded by the coding sequence ATGAAGAAGGACAGGGCTGACGCTGCCCCCGCGGCGCCCGCTGCCGATCTCCCGGACCCGCTCCGGGACCAGATCCGGGCGCTCGCGGCCCTGCGGGACGAGGAGATCGACCTGACGGAGATGCCGGAGGTCCACGACTGGTCCCGGGCGCGGCGCGGCCCGCCGTCGCTGTACCGCCCCGTCAAGGAGGTGGTGACGATCCGGCTGGATGCCGACGTGCTGCACTGGTTCCGCGACCACGCCGCCGGCGGGCGGGGCTATCAGACGCGCATCAACGCCGCCCTGCGCGCCTACATGGACCAGCACCGCACCGACTGA